In Acidobacteriota bacterium, a genomic segment contains:
- the rpoN gene encoding RNA polymerase factor sigma-54, with protein MVNKNPYLRQSLRIAPIQKLTLTPALLQKIELVTLPHLELSEFIKNELLENPFLDETAEDAAERPLADGPPTAAAADAAETEEPGRDSFDDVEMDSYFQEYLSPGFKTAEYEHYERPEYDTFAVRPVSFYEHLNWQLNLVETRPEVERAAREIIGNLAEDGYLQVGLDEIAAAAAVGAADAADALTLVQGFDPPGVGARDLRECLLIQLRYWEESDTLAYRVLERHADLVEAGQLDRIAELEGCPPADVEAAVARIRHLNPKPGLQHQPDNTIYIQPDVYILKVGSNYVITLNEDGLPRLHINAYYRRILEGGQANREDKRFIRDKFRSAIELIRNLDHRRRTIYRVCEIIIERQRAFLDNGIAHLRPMLLKDVAEQLGLHTSTVSRAVTNKWVHCPQGILELRQFFTLGFKTDAGDDISVHILKEKIRDLIGKENPDRPLSDNDLTDILNRDGIEIKRRTVAKYREEMDLPNSRSRRRKN; from the coding sequence ATGGTGAATAAGAATCCCTATCTCCGCCAGAGCCTGCGGATCGCCCCCATTCAGAAGCTGACCCTCACCCCGGCCCTGCTCCAGAAGATCGAGCTGGTCACCCTGCCGCATCTGGAGCTCAGCGAATTCATCAAGAACGAGCTGCTGGAAAACCCGTTTCTGGACGAGACGGCCGAAGACGCTGCGGAGAGGCCCCTTGCGGACGGACCACCGACGGCTGCGGCCGCTGACGCGGCGGAAACCGAAGAACCGGGCCGCGACTCGTTCGACGACGTCGAGATGGACAGCTACTTCCAGGAGTACCTGTCGCCCGGCTTCAAAACCGCGGAGTACGAGCATTACGAGCGGCCGGAGTACGACACATTCGCCGTGCGCCCGGTCTCGTTCTACGAGCACCTGAACTGGCAGCTGAACCTGGTCGAGACGCGGCCGGAAGTGGAGCGGGCGGCGCGGGAGATCATCGGCAACCTGGCGGAGGACGGCTACCTGCAGGTGGGCCTGGATGAGATCGCCGCCGCGGCCGCGGTCGGGGCGGCCGACGCCGCCGATGCCTTGACCCTGGTCCAGGGCTTCGATCCGCCGGGCGTCGGCGCCCGGGACCTGCGGGAATGCCTCCTCATCCAGCTGCGCTACTGGGAGGAATCCGACACCCTGGCTTACCGGGTGTTGGAGCGCCACGCCGATCTCGTGGAAGCCGGCCAGCTGGACCGGATCGCCGAACTCGAAGGCTGCCCGCCGGCTGATGTGGAGGCGGCGGTGGCGCGCATCCGCCATCTCAATCCCAAGCCCGGTCTGCAGCACCAGCCGGACAACACCATCTACATCCAGCCGGATGTCTATATCCTCAAGGTGGGCAGCAACTACGTGATCACTCTCAACGAGGACGGCCTGCCCCGCCTGCACATCAATGCCTACTACCGCCGCATCCTCGAAGGCGGGCAGGCCAACCGCGAGGACAAACGGTTCATCCGGGATAAATTTCGCAGCGCCATCGAGCTCATCCGCAACTTGGACCACCGCCGGCGCACCATTTACCGCGTCTGCGAGATCATCATCGAGCGGCAGCGCGCTTTTCTCGACAACGGCATCGCCCATCTCCGGCCGATGCTGCTTAAGGACGTCGCTGAGCAGCTGGGGCTGCATACGTCCACCGTCAGCCGTGCCGTGACCAACAAGTGGGTGCACTGCCCCCAGGGCATTCTGGAACTTCGCCAGTTCTTCACCCTGGGTTTCAAAACGGACGCAGGCGACGACATCTCGGTCCACATCCTGAAGGAGAAAATCCGGGATCTCATCGGGAAAGAGAATCCCGACCGGCCGCTGTCCGACAACGATCTGACCGACATCCTCAACCGGGACGGCATCGAGATCAAGCGCCGGACCGTGGCCAAGTACCGCGAGGAGATGGATCTGCCCAACTCCCGCTCTCGACGACGGAAAAACTAA
- a CDS encoding PTS sugar transporter subunit IIA, producing MISCVVVTHGQLASELVAAAEMIVGEIEHIIPVCIGWHDDVSEAREEIAKILGSLDATQGILILTDMFGGTPSNLAISFMDQYRVEVITGVNLPMIIKAANQADGETAASLAQKICEKGKSNITVASQFLAEL from the coding sequence ATGATCAGCTGTGTGGTGGTGACGCACGGCCAGCTTGCCAGCGAGCTGGTGGCGGCGGCCGAGATGATCGTGGGCGAAATCGAACACATCATCCCCGTATGCATCGGATGGCATGACGACGTCAGCGAGGCCCGCGAGGAGATCGCCAAAATCCTCGGCTCCCTCGATGCCACCCAGGGGATCCTCATCCTCACCGACATGTTCGGCGGGACGCCGTCCAACCTGGCCATCTCGTTCATGGACCAGTATCGGGTGGAGGTGATCACCGGCGTCAACCTGCCCATGATCATTAAGGCGGCCAACCAGGCGGACGGCGAGACCGCCGCCTCGCTGGCCCAAAAGATCTGCGAGAAAGGCAAATCGAACATCACGGTGGCCTCCCAGTTCCTCGCCGAGTTGTGA
- a CDS encoding radical SAM protein, with protein sequence MSRVLLVNPWIEDFTAYDLWLRPLGLLHVGALLEAAGAGVTLLDCLAREVVGGPDRFHATGRFPSVRIPKPAPLAGTRRHYYRFGMGDIDFDARLAAMAEPDFVLLGSTMTYWYSGVFRAARRLRAAFPRARIVLGGVYAALCPEHAQRSGLFDDVVAAAEPMAAARAVAAITGLPVAALDSLRPAYHLYGHPLRHAAVLTGWGCPFHCTYCATPMMYDGLRRKAPGAVLDELRQTVAVTGAGHVAFYDDALLADRERHFLPILEGIARWRPPIRFHLPNAVHPRYIDRDTARLLQAAGFATIRLGFEGMGEAARARSSGKVDRGAAEAAVAALRAAGFTAREMGAYLLFGLPGLDPAELEVDIRYVHRLGIKIQLASFSPIPGTPDFERAREQDPAIGDEPLRHNKTLTMLRAGARYRDLQLLALSLNARLA encoded by the coding sequence ATGAGCCGGGTGCTGCTGGTCAATCCCTGGATCGAGGATTTCACCGCCTACGACCTCTGGCTCCGGCCGTTGGGCTTGCTGCACGTCGGCGCACTGCTCGAGGCAGCGGGCGCCGGCGTGACACTGCTCGACTGCCTGGCCCGAGAGGTGGTGGGCGGCCCGGACCGGTTCCATGCCACCGGCCGGTTCCCGTCCGTGCGGATCCCCAAGCCGGCGCCGCTGGCCGGCACGCGCCGCCACTATTACCGGTTCGGGATGGGCGACATCGATTTCGACGCCCGCCTGGCGGCGATGGCCGAGCCCGATTTTGTCCTCCTGGGCAGCACCATGACGTATTGGTACAGCGGCGTGTTTCGGGCGGCACGCCGGCTGCGGGCCGCGTTCCCCCGCGCCCGGATCGTGCTCGGCGGCGTCTACGCCGCGCTCTGCCCGGAGCACGCGCAGCGGTCGGGGCTGTTCGACGACGTGGTAGCCGCGGCGGAACCGATGGCGGCCGCCCGGGCGGTTGCCGCCATCACCGGGCTGCCGGTGGCGGCGCTCGATTCTCTCCGGCCGGCCTATCATCTCTACGGCCATCCGCTGCGGCACGCCGCCGTGCTCACCGGCTGGGGATGTCCGTTCCACTGCACTTACTGCGCCACCCCCATGATGTACGACGGGCTGCGACGCAAGGCGCCCGGAGCGGTCCTCGACGAGCTGCGGCAGACGGTGGCGGTCACGGGGGCGGGCCACGTGGCCTTCTATGACGACGCTCTGCTCGCCGACCGCGAACGTCACTTCCTGCCCATCCTGGAGGGGATCGCACGGTGGCGACCGCCGATCCGGTTCCATCTGCCCAACGCCGTCCATCCGCGCTACATCGACCGCGACACGGCCCGGCTCCTGCAAGCCGCCGGATTCGCCACCATCCGACTGGGCTTTGAGGGGATGGGAGAGGCGGCGCGGGCGCGCTCGTCCGGCAAGGTGGACAGGGGCGCGGCCGAGGCGGCGGTGGCTGCGCTGCGCGCGGCCGGTTTCACGGCGCGTGAAATGGGCGCCTATCTGCTGTTCGGTCTGCCCGGATTGGACCCGGCGGAGTTGGAAGTCGATATCCGGTACGTGCACCGGCTGGGAATTAAAATCCAGCTGGCCAGCTTCTCGCCCATCCCGGGCACACCCGACTTCGAGCGGGCACGGGAGCAGGATCCGGCGATCGGCGATGAGCCGCTCCGCCACAACAAAACCCTGACCATGCTGCGGGCCGGCGCGCGTTACCGCGACCTGCAGCTCCTCGCCCTGTCACTGAACGCCCGCCTCGCCTAA
- a CDS encoding superoxide dismutase, producing the protein MDKLLNQTYPFQLPALGFAYDALEPHFDARTMEIHHTKHHAAYVNNLNAAIEKHPHLHRTSLSDLLRNLASLPAEIQAAVRNNGGGHFNHALFWQMLQPGGSAVPGGKLRQAIDDAFGSFGAFQEKFAQAAATRFGSGWAWLAVDAFDRLQVLSTANQDGPQMDGMRPIVGLDVWEHAYYLKFQNRRPEYIQTFWNVLNWDVVDGWFTARR; encoded by the coding sequence ATGGACAAACTGCTCAATCAAACCTATCCGTTTCAATTGCCGGCGCTGGGATTCGCGTACGATGCCCTGGAGCCCCACTTCGATGCCCGGACCATGGAGATCCATCACACCAAGCACCACGCCGCCTACGTCAACAATCTCAACGCCGCCATCGAGAAGCACCCACACCTGCACCGGACGTCGCTCAGCGATCTGCTGCGCAACCTCGCGTCCCTGCCCGCCGAGATCCAGGCCGCGGTTCGCAACAACGGCGGCGGGCATTTCAACCACGCCTTGTTCTGGCAAATGCTCCAACCCGGCGGATCCGCCGTGCCCGGCGGCAAGCTCCGGCAGGCCATCGACGACGCCTTCGGTTCGTTCGGTGCGTTCCAGGAGAAGTTCGCCCAGGCGGCCGCAACCCGGTTCGGCTCCGGCTGGGCCTGGCTGGCCGTTGACGCATTCGACCGGCTTCAGGTGCTCTCCACCGCCAACCAGGACGGCCCGCAAATGGACGGCATGCGCCCCATCGTCGGTCTGGACGTATGGGAACACGCATATTATCTCAAGTTCCAGAACCGCCGGCCTGAATACATCCAGACATTCTGGAATGTGCTGAATTGGGACGTGGTGGACGGCTGGTTCACCGCCCGGCGCTGA
- the raiA gene encoding ribosome-associated translation inhibitor RaiA produces MNIEITGRHIEITPPIREHVQKRVNKFTKLVGGECDFHFVLTVEKHRQIAEGVLNTRHGTFTATEESKDLYASIGTVVEKLEKQIRRFKDRRKDIARGTGKEELHERLLHHSITDLGSPAVLAENPQVVELALNPRPMAVDEAILELRELGGSFVVFYNAQSEQINVLYRRSDGNFGLIRP; encoded by the coding sequence ATGAACATCGAAATCACCGGCCGCCACATCGAGATCACCCCCCCCATCCGCGAACACGTGCAGAAACGCGTCAACAAATTCACCAAGCTGGTGGGTGGCGAGTGCGATTTCCATTTTGTGCTCACCGTCGAGAAACACCGTCAGATCGCCGAGGGGGTGCTCAACACCCGGCACGGCACGTTCACCGCCACCGAGGAGTCCAAGGATCTGTATGCCTCCATCGGCACGGTGGTGGAAAAACTGGAAAAACAGATCCGCCGCTTCAAGGACCGGCGGAAGGATATCGCCCGCGGCACCGGCAAGGAGGAACTCCACGAGCGGCTGCTTCACCACTCCATCACGGACCTCGGCAGCCCGGCGGTCCTGGCGGAGAATCCGCAGGTGGTGGAGCTGGCGCTCAATCCCCGGCCCATGGCCGTTGACGAGGCGATCCTGGAGCTGCGGGAATTGGGCGGCAGCTTCGTGGTGTTCTACAACGCGCAGTCGGAGCAGATCAACGTGCTGTACCGTCGCAGCGACGGCAATTTCGGACTGATCCGCCCGTAA
- a CDS encoding HPr family phosphocarrier protein has translation MVQKVLTVNNPLGIHARAAARLVAAASRFRSRVYLARPDRQEQIDGKSILGILMLAASRGSRLRVTVTGDDEAAAMAEIERLFANAFDEGMEST, from the coding sequence ATGGTGCAGAAAGTGCTGACGGTGAATAATCCGCTGGGCATCCATGCCCGCGCCGCCGCTCGCCTGGTGGCCGCGGCCTCCCGCTTCCGGTCACGGGTCTATCTGGCCCGGCCGGACCGGCAGGAGCAGATCGACGGCAAAAGCATCCTGGGCATCCTCATGCTGGCCGCCTCCCGGGGCTCCCGGCTCCGGGTGACCGTGACGGGTGATGACGAGGCGGCGGCGATGGCCGAGATCGAGCGCCTGTTCGCGAACGCATTCGACGAAGGGATGGAATCGACATGA
- the ptsP gene encoding phosphoenolpyruvate--protein phosphotransferase, with translation MKELTGQGVSPGIAMGHAVKVDPGLPPVFKIRLRPDDIPAELRRFDEAVARTTAQLQQVEAMLEHELGRQHSAMISAHILILQDDHFSGAIRRRIAADAVNAEWAVKVVSEHLQTVYVGLQDAYLREKLHDIADIADRLLHNIAGRIPNGNTKQYDDVIVICPEISLSLFSEINLKHLKGFAVDFGGWTSHTSIIARSLNIPAVTHLKAVSAEVHTGDFLIVDGSGGAVVVNPDRETIERFRHQQGQPAGEVSGPYCLLEARGDDRPRPTPALGALYINAELPQDLDDYAGLGVAGVGLFRSEFLYLGRPLDAITVAEHESVYRRLAEQAYPATANIRTFDLGADKIPQLREQFHETNPALGMRGIRLSIFLQEAFRRQLEGVIRANDRGNLRLTFPFVSSVDEVRTAKAILADVAAKADLQHRLPLPLGVMLEIPSTIFIVDALAEEVDFFALGTNDLVQYTVAHDRNASPDASAFAPAHPAVRRGLEMIFAGVRDKGKEVICCGEMAAHPFFLLLLLAVGFRGFSVNKPALPLARYVLRNVDEPALAHFHAELSKLSTLDAIGRLFLERLPEFFPEPFADTLLELYQLHA, from the coding sequence ATGAAGGAACTGACGGGACAGGGCGTGTCACCGGGCATCGCCATGGGCCACGCGGTGAAGGTTGACCCGGGTCTCCCGCCCGTCTTCAAGATCCGCCTCCGGCCGGACGACATTCCGGCCGAACTGCGGCGGTTCGACGAGGCGGTCGCTCGCACCACCGCCCAGCTGCAGCAGGTCGAGGCGATGCTCGAGCACGAGCTCGGCCGCCAGCACTCGGCGATGATCAGCGCGCATATCCTCATCCTGCAGGACGACCACTTCAGCGGGGCCATCCGGCGCCGCATCGCCGCCGACGCGGTGAACGCCGAGTGGGCGGTGAAGGTGGTGTCGGAGCATCTGCAGACGGTGTACGTCGGACTCCAGGACGCCTATCTCCGCGAGAAGCTCCACGACATCGCCGACATCGCCGACCGCCTGCTGCACAACATCGCCGGGCGGATCCCCAACGGCAACACCAAGCAGTACGACGACGTGATCGTGATCTGTCCGGAGATCAGCCTGTCGTTGTTCAGTGAAATCAATCTCAAGCACTTGAAGGGATTCGCCGTGGACTTCGGCGGCTGGACCTCGCACACCAGCATCATCGCCCGCTCGCTGAACATTCCGGCGGTGACCCACCTCAAGGCTGTCTCGGCGGAGGTGCACACCGGCGACTTCCTCATCGTGGACGGCAGCGGCGGTGCGGTGGTGGTCAATCCGGACCGCGAGACCATCGAACGCTTCCGCCACCAGCAGGGACAGCCAGCCGGCGAGGTCAGCGGCCCCTACTGTCTCCTGGAAGCGCGGGGAGACGACCGGCCGAGGCCGACCCCGGCGCTCGGCGCCCTGTATATCAACGCCGAACTTCCGCAGGATCTCGACGACTACGCCGGGCTGGGCGTCGCTGGAGTCGGGCTGTTCCGTTCGGAGTTCCTGTACCTGGGACGGCCGCTGGACGCCATCACCGTCGCCGAGCACGAGTCGGTCTACCGCCGTCTGGCTGAGCAGGCGTACCCGGCCACCGCCAACATCCGCACGTTCGACCTGGGCGCGGACAAGATCCCCCAACTGCGTGAGCAGTTCCATGAGACCAACCCGGCCCTGGGCATGCGCGGTATCCGGCTCAGCATCTTTCTGCAGGAAGCGTTCCGGCGGCAGCTTGAAGGGGTCATTCGGGCCAACGATCGGGGCAACCTGCGCCTGACTTTTCCGTTTGTCTCCAGCGTGGACGAGGTGCGCACCGCCAAAGCGATCCTCGCCGACGTCGCCGCGAAGGCGGACCTCCAGCACCGGCTCCCCCTACCCCTCGGCGTGATGCTGGAGATCCCCAGCACCATCTTCATCGTCGATGCCCTGGCCGAGGAGGTGGATTTCTTCGCCCTGGGCACCAACGACCTGGTCCAGTACACCGTCGCCCACGACCGCAACGCGAGCCCCGACGCATCCGCTTTTGCGCCGGCTCACCCGGCCGTGCGGCGGGGGCTGGAAATGATCTTCGCGGGCGTGCGGGATAAAGGAAAGGAGGTCATCTGCTGCGGCGAGATGGCCGCCCACCCATTCTTCCTGCTCCTGCTGCTGGCGGTGGGCTTCCGGGGATTCAGCGTGAACAAGCCCGCGCTGCCGCTGGCGCGCTACGTGCTCCGGAATGTGGATGAGCCGGCCCTGGCCCACTTCCACGCGGAGCTGTCGAAGCTGAGCACCCTGGACGCCATCGGGCGTCTGTTTCTGGAGCGGCTGCCCGAGTTCTTCCCCGAACCGTTCGCCGATACGCTCCTCGAGCTCTACCAGCTGCACGCCTGA
- a CDS encoding histidine phosphatase family protein — MTVATTTLILIRHGETALNVENIFRGRTDIPLNANGREQAVRLAEALRTLPLAAVYSSPMDRAMATAAPLAAAHGLTVQPAAAFHNICLGVWEGQSKRDVQREHPELWHQWVHDPEHLRIPGGETLDDLRARVEAGLAGIVAAHTGATVAVVSHRSVLKAALAAILGLERRYFWKFYLDNGAYTTVEHRADIGYTITRLNEGCHLGERTEELF; from the coding sequence GTGACCGTCGCGACGACCACCCTGATTCTGATCCGACACGGCGAGACCGCCCTGAACGTGGAGAATATCTTCCGCGGCCGGACCGACATTCCCCTCAACGCCAACGGCCGCGAGCAGGCCGTGCGGCTGGCCGAGGCGCTCCGGACGCTGCCGCTGGCCGCCGTCTACTCCAGCCCCATGGACCGCGCGATGGCCACGGCGGCGCCTCTGGCCGCCGCCCACGGACTGACGGTTCAGCCGGCGGCGGCGTTCCATAACATCTGCTTGGGCGTGTGGGAAGGGCAGTCCAAGCGCGACGTCCAGCGGGAGCATCCGGAGCTCTGGCACCAGTGGGTGCACGACCCGGAGCACCTCCGCATCCCCGGCGGCGAAACGCTGGACGACCTGCGCGCCCGCGTCGAGGCGGGGCTGGCGGGGATCGTGGCCGCCCATACCGGGGCCACTGTGGCGGTGGTGTCGCACCGCAGTGTGCTCAAGGCGGCGCTGGCCGCCATCCTGGGCCTGGAACGACGGTACTTCTGGAAGTTCTACCTGGACAACGGCGCCTACACCACGGTGGAGCATCGTGCCGATATTGGCTACACCATCACCCGGCTCAACGAAGGCTGCCATCTGGGGGAGCGGACGGAGGAGCTGTTCTAG
- the hprK gene encoding HPr(Ser) kinase/phosphatase, whose product MEDHAPQTQTPALTVGGFLEKNRSFVRLDPGSDPVLLTRRITKKRLQKLGMALAGFTEYIQDGRIYVFGNTEDSYCKSRPTDQLRDVITKLAPRLNTALMVTQGLALPPVLAEFARTQGLPVLLTELDSSTAIYRFTEFLEIELSPRMILHGLLMDVYGLGVLIGGESGIGKSECALELILRGHRLVADDVVDLRNVGGKHLIGESPPPVQNLLELRGIGILNVREMFGISAVSRMKEVVFYIELERWHPQKEYDRLGFSWQRREIFGVELPSMSIPVAPGRNLSVLVEVACRVFLMRSSGQHPTGDLYRTLMDPNSSSAGTEEVAP is encoded by the coding sequence ATGGAGGACCACGCCCCCCAGACACAGACGCCCGCTTTGACGGTGGGCGGGTTTCTCGAGAAGAACCGGTCGTTTGTCCGGCTGGACCCAGGCTCGGATCCGGTCCTGCTGACGCGGCGCATCACCAAAAAGCGGTTGCAGAAACTCGGCATGGCCCTGGCTGGCTTCACCGAATATATCCAGGACGGCCGGATCTACGTGTTCGGAAACACCGAGGACAGCTACTGCAAGTCCCGGCCGACCGACCAGCTCCGCGACGTGATCACGAAACTGGCGCCCCGCTTGAACACCGCCCTCATGGTCACCCAGGGGCTGGCATTGCCGCCGGTCTTGGCCGAGTTCGCCCGGACGCAGGGCCTGCCCGTCCTGCTCACCGAACTGGACAGTTCCACGGCGATCTACCGGTTCACCGAATTTCTGGAAATCGAGTTGTCGCCGCGGATGATCCTGCACGGATTGTTGATGGACGTCTACGGTCTGGGCGTGCTCATCGGCGGTGAAAGCGGCATCGGCAAGAGCGAGTGCGCGCTGGAGCTGATCCTCCGCGGCCACCGGCTGGTGGCCGACGACGTGGTGGACCTGCGCAACGTGGGCGGCAAGCACCTCATTGGCGAGTCGCCGCCGCCGGTGCAGAATCTGCTCGAGTTGCGGGGCATCGGCATCCTCAACGTGCGCGAGATGTTCGGGATCTCGGCGGTCAGCCGGATGAAGGAGGTGGTCTTCTACATCGAGCTGGAGCGCTGGCACCCCCAGAAGGAGTACGACCGCCTCGGCTTCTCCTGGCAGCGGCGGGAGATCTTCGGCGTCGAGCTGCCCAGCATGAGCATTCCGGTGGCGCCGGGCCGCAACTTGTCGGTGCTGGTGGAGGTGGCCTGCCGCGTCTTCCTGATGCGCTCCAGCGGGCAACATCCCACGGGCGACCTGTACCGGACGCTGATGGATCCCAACTCATCATCAGCTGGAACCGAGGAGGTGGCACCATGA
- a CDS encoding response regulator — protein sequence MLDFSHLRPEERHVLIADDEPMVHSVLTAILNRLGFTAISAFDGLEAAKQLQAVRLPLVFTDINMPGMNGIDLCRWVRTHAPDTSVIAISGGTDLTTVVEVMQLGACDYIQKPFTVQAIAISLQKTFEKRTLVIENRNYVANLENMVQERTVELRKALHEAERSFDNTIIAFALALEMREHETHEHSIRVRDYAMLLARRAGLAGSEIHNLSVGAILHDIGKIGVPDRILLKPGPLTPDEWTVMRQHPVIGARMIDRIDSLPGATHVVLSHHEWFDGSGYPHGLKQDQIPLEARLFAVVDTLDAMTSDRPYRRALSFEDAYAEVGRNTERQFDPEIVRVFRDIPMDDFLAIRDRVATAAPVPSAGS from the coding sequence ATGCTGGATTTCTCCCACCTCAGACCCGAAGAGCGCCACGTCCTCATCGCCGACGACGAACCCATGGTGCACTCCGTGCTCACGGCGATCCTCAACCGGCTGGGTTTCACCGCCATCAGCGCCTTCGACGGGCTGGAAGCCGCCAAGCAGCTTCAGGCGGTGCGGCTGCCCCTGGTGTTCACCGACATCAACATGCCCGGGATGAACGGCATCGACCTCTGCCGCTGGGTGCGGACCCACGCGCCGGACACGTCGGTCATCGCCATCTCCGGCGGCACCGACCTGACCACGGTGGTGGAGGTGATGCAGCTCGGCGCTTGCGACTACATCCAGAAGCCGTTCACCGTCCAGGCCATCGCCATCAGCCTGCAGAAGACGTTCGAAAAGCGCACTCTGGTCATCGAGAACCGCAACTACGTGGCCAACCTGGAGAACATGGTCCAGGAGCGGACCGTTGAACTGCGCAAGGCGCTCCACGAAGCCGAGCGGAGTTTCGACAACACCATCATCGCGTTCGCCCTGGCCCTGGAAATGCGCGAGCATGAAACCCACGAGCATTCCATCCGGGTGCGGGACTACGCCATGCTCCTGGCGCGCCGGGCCGGTCTGGCCGGAAGCGAAATCCACAACCTGTCGGTGGGCGCCATCCTTCACGACATCGGCAAGATCGGCGTCCCGGACCGCATCCTGCTCAAGCCCGGGCCGCTGACCCCCGACGAATGGACGGTGATGCGCCAGCACCCTGTCATCGGGGCCCGCATGATCGACCGCATCGATTCGCTGCCGGGGGCCACCCACGTGGTGCTGTCCCATCACGAATGGTTCGACGGCAGCGGCTACCCCCACGGTCTCAAGCAAGACCAAATCCCCCTGGAGGCCCGCCTGTTCGCGGTGGTCGACACTCTGGACGCCATGACCTCGGACCGGCCGTACCGCCGCGCCCTGAGTTTCGAGGATGCGTACGCGGAAGTCGGCCGGAACACCGAACGGCAGTTCGATCCCGAAATCGTCCGCGTCTTCCGCGACATCCCCATGGACGATTTTCTGGCCATCCGGGACCGGGTGGCCACCGCCGCCCCGGTCCCGTCAGCCGGCTCCTGA
- a CDS encoding glutathione peroxidase, with protein sequence MIRVVFLLALAAIATAVVNAGAGSDDEGTVHAFTLNTIDGQPRPLSAYAGQVLLIVNTASRCGYTPQYGPLEKLYEKYKDRGLRVLAFPANDFGAQEPGTNEDIREFCGRTYGVTFDLFAKISVKGDTMHPLYAYLTAHGPNPGPIRWNFTKFLVDRQGRVVARFEPKADPLSEEVVARVEALLQ encoded by the coding sequence ATGATCCGAGTCGTATTCCTGCTGGCCCTGGCGGCGATCGCGACGGCCGTGGTCAATGCCGGCGCCGGTTCCGATGATGAAGGCACCGTCCACGCGTTCACCCTGAATACCATCGACGGCCAGCCCCGCCCGCTCTCGGCCTACGCGGGACAGGTCCTGTTGATCGTCAACACCGCCTCCCGGTGCGGGTACACCCCCCAATACGGTCCCCTGGAAAAATTGTACGAGAAGTACAAGGATCGCGGACTGCGGGTGCTGGCGTTTCCCGCCAACGACTTCGGCGCCCAGGAGCCGGGAACCAACGAGGATATCCGGGAATTCTGCGGCCGCACCTACGGGGTTACGTTCGACCTGTTCGCCAAGATCAGCGTCAAAGGCGACACCATGCATCCCCTGTACGCCTACCTGACCGCGCACGGTCCCAACCCCGGACCCATCCGGTGGAATTTCACCAAGTTTTTGGTGGATCGGCAGGGCCGCGTGGTCGCCCGCTTCGAGCCCAAGGCGGACCCGCTGTCCGAAGAAGTTGTGGCCCGGGTGGAGGCGTTGTTGCAGTGA
- a CDS encoding DUF4416 family protein has translation MGQIRSVPPVKLFCGVLYADGFPWAAVLERLTSACGPVDRLSEPLPFNFTDYYRDDMGPVVWRRFAAFAGLAPPGGLPALKVTTNRLEAELAADEATGLRRPVNLDPGYLEQAKIVLASTKNFAHRVYLAEGIWGEVTLQWRNRRWEALPWTFPDFRSPAYQAFFTELRDAYRRELTQAQP, from the coding sequence GTGGGCCAGATCCGATCCGTCCCGCCGGTGAAGCTGTTCTGCGGCGTGCTCTATGCCGACGGCTTCCCGTGGGCGGCGGTCTTGGAGCGGCTCACATCCGCATGCGGTCCCGTCGACCGGCTGAGCGAACCGCTGCCATTCAACTTCACCGATTACTACCGCGACGACATGGGGCCGGTGGTGTGGCGCCGGTTTGCCGCCTTCGCGGGATTGGCGCCGCCGGGCGGCTTGCCCGCACTGAAAGTGACTACCAACCGCCTCGAGGCGGAGTTGGCCGCCGACGAGGCGACGGGTCTCCGCCGGCCGGTGAACCTGGACCCGGGCTACCTGGAGCAGGCCAAAATCGTGCTGGCCAGCACAAAGAATTTTGCCCACCGCGTGTACCTCGCCGAGGGCATCTGGGGCGAAGTGACCCTCCAGTGGCGGAACCGGCGCTGGGAAGCGCTCCCCTGGACGTTCCCCGACTTTCGCTCCCCCGCGTACCAGGCCTTCTTCACGGAGCTCCGCGACGCCTACCGGCGCGAACTGACCCAGGCGCAACCATGA